The genome window ACTAAATCTAGTAGATTCTTACGACGACGTAATAAGACGCGGAAATAATTTAGTTCGTTCGTGAGCGCATCGGTACAGATAGTAGCAGAATTAATTGCAAATCCACGTTTTCGCGAGCGAATTAATCAAGGTCTTAGTTTATAAATTGAACCGACATTTATAAACACTTAGTAAACTGTAAATTAAGGAGTGGATAcgagaatttcgatgattaACAGTGTACGGTTTGAAAAACGGACGAAACCATCCTGCGTGAAAAATGCCAACGAACTTGCTTGACCCGAGAGAAAGACCAGTGGCCTGATCTGGTATCGATCACACATCAAATTTTCTACGATTCTGCGTTTCGTAGCTTTACCgtattccattttttttcGCCGATCGGATCGCTAAAACATCGTACCGGTACTATCCAATAGCAACCTCGTATTTGCCAGTTTTTACGATCTACCCTGTAGGCTCTGTAACCTTGACTTTATTGTAGCAAACGAGTACagatttacatacatatgtgtCTAAGTACCTTTATTATGACTGTGTCGCGATATCGCTATCTCTTTCCCCTCCTCCCCTTTTTTTTGTAGCAACGACATGCAAATTATATTCATCAGCGAAACTGGTCGCATGTATccgtctcttcttcttttatcttATTTCCCAGAAACGAACATCCTTATAGATTCGCCTTCATAAGGATCCTTTTTGCGCTGACACGTAACGTACGTACCACTTAGGTATGTACATACGATCAATGATGTCTCGCGACAGTTCAACGCACACCAAAtaaaaagatggaaaatgGTAAATATTTTCTGCCGAACGAGCCCGATAAGATTAAGCAAGTggtatttctttttcgtttcttgcGATGTACAAAGCGCGAATCCTTGCGATAAAGGCGAACCGTCGAACAAGCGAATCGAAGGCAAACTCGTGAATAGATAATGAGAATATTAGGAGCGAATTAAAGGCGAATACTCGAATAGAAATGCAACGAGATCCGAATTGTCAgataattttcaaagattCGACGTTTTGGACGAATCGTATTACGTGTAATCTGACCTATTACGAGAAACGAGATAACGAGTTCATCTTGCGTGATATATTCGTGTACTTGCTGCGCGACATTGACCAGAAATGTTTTTACAAAACAAATTTtgcgagagagagaagagaataaGGTTGCTTGCGCGTTGgtatttttacgataaaattacACAATTTTGCACGACACGATAACGTCGTTATTGATAAGCttgtaaataaacaataagTTCTGTAATCTACAGCTTCGTGCAAGTTTACGAAATTGTTGCCTAAGCGCCCTACAtaatcgaaaattatttctaataatacaCCATAAACTGAAACGACGTTTAGACGTTTCGTCTGATATCTCTGTAGACCTTGATACGATTCGCTTTCCGATGGAATCGTTCGATAGGTctcgaaacgatcgaaaggATTGAATCGGTACGATCACTTGTAACCGAGCAGGCGGACTCGGAAATGCTGAATATTgctgaattttatattatattatactacgTACCTTTCGGACGGTCGAACGAGTCGCAACGAACACACCAGTTAGCataaacgatatttataacgatatgttagGCACGGGACTCGTGCCAGACGCGTAAAAGCGATTTGGACCCGTTTTACTCTCGAAAACGAGCATTTCCCGCGCATCGTCGAAAATTTGGTCGCCATCTGCACACCTGTTCGACTCTCCATGTCAAAACTCgaataaatacaaagaaacgcgGGTGATCTTGTTCAAAAGCTATATCCTCTCGGATTTTCAAATATGTTCTAAAGCTCAACATCCTGAACAGCTTTTTATAACAGACGGTCGGCCATAGTTTTTGAATTATACACAAAAATATCTCGCCGCACGGTTTTAGTTTTTAAGTTGAGTTGGATTAGCAGTATCAGAGAGGAAATTACCTCTCTGGTAGTACATGGTAGTAAGGGCCGCTGCATTTAACCGCATTTAACCGGGCATCGTTTAACTCTTAATTAAGAATGAATCGTCACTCTGTTTCAATCGTAATACAGCCAAGTTCGTTGctttttgaagaaaaagaattgtttACGAGTTTCAAACTTCCCGTGCCATGCGATTCCAAACATTAacgttttttctcttttccacgTGTTTTTTTATCTGTTTTCAACTTAGCGAGATTCAATGAATAATTACTCAACTATTCGATCGTACTATGTActactaataaaatatagcttGAAAGCTAAGGCCCCCAGCGgcgatatatttttacatgtaGCTGGAAAACTAAGGCCGATCGCCGATTATACGTATAGGAGAAAGTTGTTCAGAATGTTGAGCTTCACGACGTATTTGAAAATCATcgaaaacgaagagaaactAGGTTTTAGACAAGTTCATCGAATCGTGATTTCACGCGTTcgatatacatgtacataataAGAAAACTGTCatcagaaaggaaaagagaagcgTTCTTTTGCTCTACAGGTATCTTCTGTATTGTTACATATACCCTAATCGACCTTTTTCGTTCTTTGATGTAGATATATAATAGTCGTTTATTCCCCCGTTATTTGTTCCATTCTAGCGAATGGCAATGCCGAAATATTGGCACCGAATAAACGCGAACCAAATATTTTGCATGAATTTAGaattaatgaaatgaaattaatcagAGAGATTTTTCTGTTAGCACGAACTTGCTGTTCGTACACCTCAAAATATAGGTACATACATTGTATAATCGGACGCCAAACGCGTAGTTGCATAGTTATTTTCTGACACTAGCGTGGACAAGCAAATATACCGTGTGAGTGAACAATAAAAGAACTTTGTATAATGCAGAGCCGAAGAAAATGTTAGCGCAAGGAATGCGGGCctgattaattatttcgtatagACCCAACAGAGTTATAACGATGATGAGCACCGCGTGTTAGCCGAAACtatcatatatgtatgtatataaataaaagaatatagcAACGCGCGACGGTGAACGATAGAAAGCACATATCTCTACACGTGTAAGCGTAAGACGGGAAGAAAATGATCCACGCAGAAAATTAGCTCGAGCGCAAATAAATCCGAGCAGCCTCGATTCGATACGACCAGACACGAtaacgaaatttaaaataaacgcTTATTCAAACTATTAGTGTACGTCGTTGTGTTCGCAATAGAACAGTATCATTCATATTGTATGCGTGGTGAGATGATCGCTATAATCAAAGACGGATTTCGATGGTGTTTAAGATgaaagcgagataactcggcATTGAGTGTCGGTATCTGAATTATTGAAACTAGGACATACGATTAACAAAATACACTCGCAAAACGAAGAACGATTCGTTGGAAAGGAAAAGGTAGATACCGGATCGTATTCGAAAGCTTTCGGAATATATATTCCGCCCTGGATACGTTTAATTAATCCTGAATACGTGACGCAGCCTCAAAGCGATTTTTTTGTCGACGATCGATTCATATTGATCTGAAAGGAAGAAGAGTAGAAAAGCGAAAAGCTTAACCCAAACCGAACATGTAAGAAATATCGTGTTTCTGCTTGTTACGTATTTACGTTTCTTCTCCGATCGACCACGTTGTTTCTCATTCCGTTCCGACTCTTCGCTCGCTATCGAGTCGTATTTACGGTTGAAATTCATACCTTCTTGGAAGGATTTATAGAGGCGGAGTGTTTAACGAACGCGGACTATTATTACAAGGCCCGTTCACGTAACTTCGAGGAACACACAAATTCGTGCTATCGAACTGTCCTGTTTTGTGATCAGGACAGTTGTGATTTTCGggacaaaagaagaaaaaaaatacaatatcgtATAAAAGTACCGTTTTTGAGCGACTTAAGCTTAGTCATGAACCGTAATGTTCAAAATGTAAATCTGACGAAAATTTTATAGCTACGTCATATAGTCATTACCAAACCATTTTCCAGAATGTAAATCCaacagaaaatattgtttGGTTAGGAAAGAAATTTACGCGACGGTATGACCTAACCGTACAACACTTCCTATCCGATTGTCTACAATTGAATTGAAGCTGCAAAACCGGtacttttattcttcttcattttacggtactttataatttttggaaaatatttattttaggtATATACAAAGAAATTCGTAATCTTCAAGATTTTGAACGGAACTTTGTTTATAACTCGGACCGTAATTTCCCAAGTTGTAAACATTACTATTCGGGCCTCACAAAGAGGTTGATCATCTTAAATCACTCTTCAAACAATCTTCGCCAACACGATCATACTCTCCGTGTTGTACTAAACAGTGCAAATAAATCAACTAAAATAACAttattcataatatataataaaacataatcGATGCCATTTGCATAGTTTTAATTCTCGCGCGTatgcaataaatttaattagaaattgaatTATGTTACGAGATGCGGGAAAGCTAGACTAGAAATAAAACGATGTAGAAACAACATTGAGGGTTTAAAAGTGAcactaaattaattaaattaaacgtcgAGGACCTGAACGGAATGAAACATTAATAACGCGTCTTCGTCAAGGTTTTCAGTTAGGAGGTTATTGGCTCGGCGGCATAACGATCACGCCGTTGATAGATCAAGAAGCGAAACTACGTCGTTACCAGTATTCGAGCGATCTCGTATCTGTGTACGCAGGCGAATCCATACGTCGTAGGTTCCAACTAGCTTATTGCATCACTCGCGCTTATACGCGTGGCCATGACCGTCCAGAGATAGAATCGTTTCGACCTCTGGGCTTTGAGCCGAATTCACCCAAATGAACGATCGTTTCTAGATAGATGCAACATCGAAATGGAATATTAAGTAATCGATTCGATGACAATAATTTTCTACCGCAACGCGTAAGACTGGGAGATGCAAATGGATTTGTTTATCCAGAGGTTAGAGTGTCAAAGTTAAATGCACTCGTTCGATTACAGATTCCTGACGATAAAACGCGTCGCATTGATTTTGGTAGTTATactctctttcctttctcctGTACTCTCTCGTTCCACGCGTCTCGCGTTTCTTCCTCGGGATGTTAACACTAAGCGTACATCGATCTCTGTATGGATTTAGATTTTTGCTCAATGATATCCTTTCGTCGTTAACCGTGACTTTGTTCAACTCGGTAAGACTATCGTACCGAGCAGTTTTGAGAAAGTCTATTTTAGACGTTTGAAATATCCAAGAACGACGGACGACGATCATCCAATCGGCACACTCGGAGTGTTGTCTGTTCGTTGGGACAAATGcgtatttagaaattaaaataattctataaaaatacgcTTAATCGGCGACAACGAGCTGCCGAGTTAAGCGATATTTCGGAACTTCTAAGCCGTTTGAAAATTGCTTACGATCCGGCGCGTTAAATTTCGTACCAAGTTCTTTGAaagatttatttgttaaaatattttctatttgatcGTGAATTAGCATCGGTACAGATCGTTGCTTTATTAGCTTGAACTTTTTTGGGATATTTTGACTATCGGTAATATTTACTTTGTTAACGCATAATTCTTGTCGCTCTCCTTCCTTCTCTGTTCTTCCTTTCCCGAGAATAACAATTGCGTGTAACGTGTCTGTGCACGATCTCGTCCGCTTTTATCTGTCTACTGCTTATTGCCtgcctacctacctacctacctacttACCTACCTACATATTACCTATAtacgcatatacatatatgcgtACATATATCTTTTACGATCGAAGAACCGCCTTTTCCCGCGTCCGTGAAGCAAGCTTGATCAGTGGATGACTTCCGGTAAATTTGTCCTTCCTCCTAGTTCGATGAGCCCACCTACCGAAATTTCTacgagaaaaagataaaaattgtctCAATATCACGAATTATACGTTGTCGTATCATAaattaacgttattcgatatcaCGACTAAAGGATGGACGACCTCTGTGCAGCTGACACGAGTTAAACTCGACGACCTCGTACGTGCATGTCACTAGTCACGTATGCTTTGTCGATAACTATTTATACGTATGTTTTTTCTACGTTGAACTATTTTAATGTCAAAGCATTGAGAGAGAAACAAACGCGCTACGTGTGATAGAATCCCAAGATTCGCATTTTTCATTGACTTTTATTATTCGTATGCAAATTGTCGCAAGACACGTATATAAACATGCTTGCATACAACAttgaatgaatttattttataagcaTCGCAAGCTGTATTCTTATATTACTTACGTTATCGCCTTTTGTCTCAATTGTATCTTCATTATCCCTTTATGGGAacacgtataatataatatttgaacGAAATCGATGATCAAGTAACGGAGACGTTACTGCCATCTGTAGCTCGcagtatgtacgtatgtacatacgtacaaAAAAAACATCACGGAGATGAACATTGTTTTACCTTTATCCTTGAAACGTTATACCTAATGCATTTCATGAAAATCGTAATGAACTGTGTTTGAATTCGATAAACTGTCGTCTCATTCCTATTGGCATTCTTATGGattcgaatatatatatatgtatgtatgtatgtatgtattacatacatatgtattcaATTATagcaaatgtaaaataacacTAATCTATGCtcgcatatacatatgtatatagtaaaaaaaatattgttgatggaattttttaaacaagacCGTTAAAAATAAACCAATACGATTACAGTTACTATATGGAGTGCGGTAAATATGCAGAGATTCAGGTATTCAACCCTGACCGCCTTTCGTGTCTTCGACCGATATAGCTCGCACCGCACCCTTCCCCTACtatcgaaacattttttcaatttttctttttagtacTTAAATTTGTTATGGTAGAAACGACAGTGGAAAGACTTTTGCGAGTTGCACACCGTTTACACAAAAATGACAGTTTTTATTTGCGTGCGAGTAACGAGCTAAAATAATcaaaacgttgtataataacgttgtataataccagataatatgttataaaatgCCGCTACTCGTACGTATTTCTACAACTTTTTCATCAatttaacaatgaaatataaacgataaatataaacGTTAAAGCGTTTATCCCTAATATAATCTGTTAATCGATCGAACatgttttatagtattaaCTGTTTGAGATATACTTCGGATGTACAACAAATGTCGAACTTGATCGacatatcgatcgatcgatacatCACTTTTCAACGTTTCGCTAACACGGTAGTGTCGATTCATTCGACTCGTAACTTCGTTCACGTGTGTACGTCTTCAATGGGCCAAAAGTATTTCGAGGTTATGTACAATCTCACAAGGcgatatgtattttattttaccaaGCTGGACGTAACGGTTGATACAGTGCAACGATTTTGATAGATTTTTCGATCGTAAAATGTCGGACGTTACAAGTTTGAATAATATATCGATAGATTATAAGAGGTAGTATCTCTATAAAACGTGATATCGTTGACTATTGACATTGTATCTTCGCACGAATCATCGTACAAAACTCAGATATGAAATTTTGGTTGTTTCGATCGCATAATTACGGTGTATTCcgtaatttgaaattacgGCACTTTGGGCATGCGACTTTGTATAGAAACGCTGAGTCGATCAAAGCAGAAGTAGATTCAAGGATTCTCGCTCTCCGAGATAAATTGCTGTATTGCGATTACTTGGATTCtggaaatgtaaaaatggGATTTCTAAAGCGGAAAAAGTtggagaaaatgaaattcgacTACAAGAAAATGCAAAGGTACGAAGAAATTGCTCATAAACCTACTTTCAGTGTACTGCTGAACGATCTAACGGAAGGTAAAAGTAAGATGGTCTTTGACCAAGAGGATAATAATTCTGAAAAGGAAACTGTAGAGAAACGAAAGCCTGTACACATGCCGTACGAGATGGTAGATTCGTATGAAATGATCGATTCGAGAATATCGGATGACACCGAAGAAACGAGTTCGACGACCGTATCAAACGAAGAGTACAAGAATTTGTACGAAAAGTATTTGGAGATGAAGAAGAGCGGTTTGAGCGCGATTAGTTTCAAAGATTTCGTAAAGTCCATGGAAGACGATGTCGATCTATCAGATACGGACGATATGCCAAATGCAGAATTGCGGAAAGTTTCAGATACTTGGATGTCCGATTACGAACAATTCGACGATACTTTGGTCAACGTGAATTGTTACGGTACATCGGATTCTAATTCGAAAATAAGTTGTGTACCGTGCGGTGGTTGCGGTGCGTTATTGCACTGCAGGGATCCAGCGATCCCTGGATATTTACCGTCGGAATTGTTTTCCTTTAAAGACGACGAAGACTTGAAATCCATGACATGTCAAAGGTgtcattttttaaagttctacAACACGGCTTTAGAAGTGAAAGTATCGATCGAAGATTATCCCAAGTTATTGAGAGTGatcaaaagtaaaaaatgcGCCGTCATACTGATAATCGATCTGACCGATTTCCCTTGCAGTATTTGGCCGGATTTGAAGAGCGTTTTGCATCCTTTTACTCCTATTTTCCTGATTGGGAACAAAGTCGACCTGCTGCCCACTGATAGCCCGTCATTCCTCGAGAACGTAAAACAATGTTTATTAGATTCCGTGATCAATGTAACCGGCGTAAAGAGGGAAAACATTACGCACGTGGAACTTACCTCCGCGAAAACCGGCTACGGCATAGAGCATCTTATAAATAAGTTGCAGTACAAATGGCGTCACAAAGGTACGTACCATCTATCGCGTCTCTTTCGTTCCAACGAGAGAAATCAAAGAGAAAGTTGTCAGCGTCTAagatacgatatttatttaatcgtcgATATGTTTCAGGTGACGTTTATTTGATTGGTTGTACAAACGTTGGCAAATCTTCCTTGTTCAATACTTTGTTAAATTCTGATTATTGTAAAGTACAAGCTATCGATCTGGTGCAACGCGCTACGGTGTCCGCTTGGCCAGGAACTACGTTGAACTTACTCAAGTTTCCAATTTTAAATCCGACCGAAGAAAAACGTTGGTTAAGAACAGTAAGGCTTTCCAGGGAGAGGTTTTATAGGATACAAGAATCACATTACAAAAACTATCAGTTTAAAGTGACAAAGAATATGAAGTTTGCGACGTTAGAAGGTAGCCGAGCAATTTGAACGTATTATCGTAAATGTTCCTCGAGTTGTTCCACAATCTCACGTTCGTCcgatttttgtttgttcgttcgtttgtAGAGCACGTTGGGAAATCGTTCGGCAAGAAATCGTTGAACGACGCGAGTGCGGATCCTTTTTCCGAAAGATCGTACAAGGACTTGACTAGAAAACCCGTTTTCGACGAATCTAGACCAGAGTACAAACAGAGCCGTTGGTGCTACGATACTCCCGGTACCATTCAGGCGGATCAAATACTAAACTTGTTAACGACCGACGAACTGTCGTTAACGTTACCGCAAGAAATTATCACACCGAGAACGTTCATGTTTAAACCGAAACAGACCGTGTTCGTGGCTGGTATGGGAAGGTTGGACTATCTCGAAGGAGAACACTTTATACGGTAATTAGTATATTCTCTGTATCTCGAAGATACGTATACGATACATACGAATGTTACGTAGAGTTATTAGCTGGTTGACGATCGTTTAAACTTCTTAATTCTTTTGTTCTCTGCCTTTGGGATAGATGCACGCTGTTTGCGAGCAAGCATCTGCCTATAACGATGTGTTGTACCACCGATGCGGACGAGGTCTACGATCGATTGTTGGGGACGAGTGCTTTCCGCGTACCTATCGGTGATTCCGAACGATTAAAAGTATGGCCAAAATTGAAACCGAAAGAGATCGGACAGATAACCGGTGTGAACGGCGAGGAATCCGTCGCTGACGTTGTATTGTCAAGTATAGGTAGATCGATGTGGTAAACGATAGTCGCGGCGGTGAATTTTGTCGCGTTTCGTTTAATCTATTATAATCGACAGGTTGGATCGCGATCACGCCCATGGAAAACGAAAGCGCCTCGTTAAGAGCATGGACACCCGAAGGTCGTGGTATATACTTGAGATGCCCGGCATTGTTAAGGAAATCGGTGAGTCTTCGGGGTGCGAAGGTGCACGGTACTCCGATGTATTTGTTGGGTCGGcgagtatacgttaaacgttaaacgacAACTTGCTTACGCTACGTTATCAGGATTAGGCAGCACTTTATTCTCACGTACGTTTACTCCGAATGTCTTGGTTCTGTGTAAGtacataattttgtaaaactatTGCCAATCTTTTGCGAGAACTTTGCTCCTTTCCCCCACCCCTCACCCCCCCCCTTTGTACGTTGATGTAATAAAGCGTTGtctcttcgtttttcttctctcttggTAATTTCATTTCGCTA of Bombus fervidus isolate BK054 chromosome 16, iyBomFerv1, whole genome shotgun sequence contains these proteins:
- the LOC139995874 gene encoding nitric oxide-associated protein 1, with protein sequence MKFWLFRSHNYGVFRNLKLRHFGHATLYRNAESIKAEVDSRILALRDKLLYCDYLDSGNVKMGFLKRKKLEKMKFDYKKMQRYEEIAHKPTFSVLLNDLTEGKSKMVFDQEDNNSEKETVEKRKPVHMPYEMVDSYEMIDSRISDDTEETSSTTVSNEEYKNLYEKYLEMKKSGLSAISFKDFVKSMEDDVDLSDTDDMPNAELRKVSDTWMSDYEQFDDTLVNVNCYGTSDSNSKISCVPCGGCGALLHCRDPAIPGYLPSELFSFKDDEDLKSMTCQRCHFLKFYNTALEVKVSIEDYPKLLRVIKSKKCAVILIIDLTDFPCSIWPDLKSVLHPFTPIFLIGNKVDLLPTDSPSFLENVKQCLLDSVINVTGVKRENITHVELTSAKTGYGIEHLINKLQYKWRHKGDVYLIGCTNVGKSSLFNTLLNSDYCKVQAIDLVQRATVSAWPGTTLNLLKFPILNPTEEKRWLRTVRLSRERFYRIQESHYKNYQFKVTKNMKFATLEEHVGKSFGKKSLNDASADPFSERSYKDLTRKPVFDESRPEYKQSRWCYDTPGTIQADQILNLLTTDELSLTLPQEIITPRTFMFKPKQTVFVAGMGRLDYLEGEHFIRCTLFASKHLPITMCCTTDADEVYDRLLGTSAFRVPIGDSERLKVWPKLKPKEIGQITGVNGEESVADVVLSSIGWIAITPMENESASLRAWTPEGRGIYLRCPALLRKSVSLRGAKVHGTPMYLLGRRVYVKR